One window of Pelmatolapia mariae isolate MD_Pm_ZW linkage group LG18, Pm_UMD_F_2, whole genome shotgun sequence genomic DNA carries:
- the LOC134617432 gene encoding uncharacterized protein LOC134617432, with amino-acid sequence MLHHIYTTTKIKLLDSSPVVLTHSQCSCVAGAVMCNHTVALLFQTAHYSQLRVPVVPPLHSCTESEQQWHKPRTVGVKPGPINSMIFTKPVPNRMAQTGVRSGFYRGMVGPLPDPCLFRITEAYAKFNIEDRPLVTTMNMRPDKPLVESAFGLVQEGSVLSYQQPVLTTRYITLHRDAPPTPHLPLEGYEILPSDCVFVCSEEELLHLKSLSVTLEMAHKIEEATREQSSSPEWHQLRRPRVTASRFREVCHVRGQSSAESLAERILKGTRQTADMRRGTEMEPAIAAEYSRLMNVNYSPCGLVIHPIAPWLAASPDGVVFDPNEYPQFGLVKFKCPSVQNFIDSKYVQMECGTPKLKKSHAYYWQVQGQLLISGMQWCDFVV; translated from the exons ATGCTGCATCATATATACACAACTACGAAG ATTAAGCTTCTGGATTCATCGCCAGTGGTACTGACACATAGCCAGTGCTCCTGTGTGGCAGGCGCTGTTATGTGCAATCACACAGTGGCACTGCTCTTCCAAACAGCACACTACTCACAGCTCAGAGTGCCGGTTGTCCCCCCTCTGCATAGCTGCACGGAATCTGAACAGCAATGGCACAAGCCACGGACAGTG GGTGTGAAGCCAGGACCCATCAACTCCATGATCTTCACTAAGCCGGTACCAAATAGGATGGCCCAGACTGGAGTACG GAGTGGTTTCTACAGAGGCATGGTGGGTCCGTTACCAGATCCCTGCTTGTTCAGAATAACGGAGGCATATGCAAAATTTAATATTGAGGACAGGCCACTTGTGACCACAATGAACATGAGACCTGACAAGCCCCTTGTGGAAAGTGCTTTTGGGCTGGTGCAGGAGGGCAGTGTTCTGTCATATCAGCAGCCGGTTTTGACAACCCGGTACATCACACTACACCGTGATGCACCACCAACACCGCACTTGCCTCTGGAGGGGTATGAGATCTTGCCATcagattgtgtgtttgtgtgctcagAAGAAGAGCTTCTGCATCTGAAAAGCTTGTCTGTAACTCTGGAAATGGCTCACAAAATAGAGGAAGCTACACGTGAGCAAAGCTCTTCACCTGAGTGGCATCAGCTCCGCAGGCCCAGAGTGACTGCCTCTAGGTTTCGGGAGGTGTGTCACGTCAGAGGCCAGAGCTCGGCAGAGTCACTTGCAGAGCGTATATTGAAGGGAACAAGGCAGACAGCAGACATGAGGAGAGGAACTGAGATGGAGCCTGCAATAGCAGCAGAGTATAGTAGGCTAATGAATGTTAACTACTCACCCTGTGGTCTGGTCATTCACCCCATTGCCCCCTGGCTTGCTGCATCTCCTGATGGTGTTGTTTTTGACCCCAATGAATACCCCCAGTTTGGCCTCGTCAAATTCAAATGTCCCAGTGTACAAAACTTTATTGACTCCAAATATGTGCAAATGGAATGTGGTACCCCTAAACTAAAAAAGAGCCACGCATATTACTGGCAAGTGCAAGGACAACTGCTCATCAGTGGGATGCAGTGGTGTGACTTTGTTGTGTAG
- the LOC134617636 gene encoding uncharacterized protein LOC134617636 produces the protein MERIVFFSAFLWLCSCEVNEFQYVFVQHGKDLHLDIKKSVVLDKKTDLFWKCNKTNNVAKYGFNNDPVVFDKYEGRAEVFGQNYGLLLRNIQHNDSGDYTAVLAGGQDQKVAEYKVIVQDPVSPVNLTVESVSGSSESCVLAVNCSTVDSSIHHSFRCDDKNCFHMEEKTFKLQNYSSSFIVYLQQDFILCNHSNQVSWEYNKIKFDCKTITVPSRAILIQISTSVGLSLLSVFIALCIVTK, from the exons AGTTCCAATATGTGTTTGTGCAGCATGGAAAGGACTTACATCTGGATATAAAGAAATCTGTTGTACTTGACAAAAAAACTGATTTGTTCTGGAAATGTAATAAAACTAACAATGTAGCTAAGTATGGTTTTAATAATGATCCAGTAGTGTTTGACAAATATGAAGGAAGGGCTGAGGTCTTTGGACAAAATTACGGGTTGCTATTACGGAATATACAACACAATGACAGTGGAGATTATACTGCAGTTTTGGCTGGCGGACAAGACCAAAAGGTAGCTGAATACAAAGTCATAGTCCAAG ATCCAGTGTCTCCAGTTAATCTGACAGTGGAGTCTGTGTCTGGCAGCTCAGAGTCCTGTGTCCTTGCTGTGAACTGCAGCACAGTGGATTCATCCATCCACCATTCTTTTAGATGTGATGACAAAAACTGCTTTCACATGgaagaaaaaacattcaaaCTCCAAAACTATTCATCCTCTTTCATTGTCTACCTGCAGCAAGACTTTATTCTGTGTAATCACAGCAACCAAGTTAGCTGGGAATACAATAAGATCAAGTTTGACTGCAAGACAATTACAG TTCCCAGTAGAGCCATCCTAATTCAGATTTCAACTTCAGTTGGTCTCTCTCTCTTGTCTGTCTTCATTGCCCTTTGCATTGTCACAAAAT GA
- the LOC134616305 gene encoding uncharacterized protein LOC134616305, with amino-acid sequence MFFLVVLALLFCTEAQDLQNVFLLHGSDLHLDVKKSVVLDKKTDFFWKFNTTNYVGKLSYNNEAVLFDSYEGRAEVFGRNFSLVLKNIQHSDSGYYTAVVVGGQEQSIAEYKVIVQDPVSRAELTVDHLSSTSDSCNLTVTCSTVEFNISSTFRCDAQNCLQVEEKSLNVSKYFSSLIVYLQQDTIFCNHSNKVSWKANKKVIKLYCEIKSDGISVCVVKTVVFSVSLIIMVIAVISVHLMEKKKKQK; translated from the exons ATGTTTTTCTTGGTGGTACTGGCGCTGCTGTTCTGCACTGAGGCACAAG aCCTCCAAAACGTGTTTCTCCTTCATGGAAGTGATTTACACCTAGATGTAAAGAAATCTGTTGTACTTGACAAAAAGACTGACTTTTTCTGGAAGTTTAATACCACTAATTATGTTGGTAAACTTAGTTATAATAACGAGGCAGTATTGTTTGACAGTTATGAAGGAAGAGCTGAGGTCTTTGGACGAAATTTCTCTTTGGTATTAAAGAATATACAACACAGCGACAGTGGATATTATACTGCAGTTGTGGTTGGAGGACAAGAGCAAAGTATAGCTGAATACAAGGTCATAGTCCAAG ATCCAGTATCTCGTGCTGAGCTGACAGTGGACCATCTTTCCAGCACCTCAGACTCCTGTAACCTCACTGTGACCTGCAGCACAGTGGAGTTTAACATCAGCAGCACTTTTAGATGTGATGCCCAAAACTGCCTGCAAGTGGAAGAAAAGAGCTTAAACGTctcaaaatatttttcttctctgaTTGTTTACTTGCAGCAAGATACCATCTTTTGTAATCATAGCAACAAAGTGAGCTGGAAAGCAAACAAGAAGGTGATCAAGCTGTACTGTGAAATAAAATCAG ATGGTATCTCCGTCTGTGTGGTGAAGACAGTCGTGTTCTCTGTCAGTCTGATTATCATGGTGATTGCTGTCATCAGTGTGCACCTcatggagaagaaaaagaagcaaaaataa
- the LOC134617472 gene encoding uncharacterized protein LOC134617472 — protein sequence MARILFWGVLLLLSFEIQGIQHVFLLRGKDLHLDIKKSVVLNTKTDLFWKVNITNNIAKCAFNNDPVVFDKYEGRAELFGQNYGLLLKNVQHNDSGDYAAFMVSNKDQNVAEYKVIVQDPVTPVNLSVDSVSTNSDSCNLTVTCSTVDSQISKTFRCDAQNCFQVDENSLKKTNDYSSLIVYLHGDFIICNHSNKVSVEQSKKNKPYCQIKTVSNVPTIIAASGGFCVFIVIIVIICIVTKRKRRSQENKLYEAAQEHPPGQTRNENVPGDASSLSPTSTYALVEFHPKTESTKSKKNPQPETVYAQVTRATRPRVTAQQTELENISSINSQG from the exons ATGGCACGCATTTTATTTTGGGGAGTTCTTTTGCTGCTTTCATTTGAAATACAAG GGATCCAACATGTGTTTCTCCTCCGTGGAAAGGACTTACACCTGGATATAAAGAAATCTGTTGTactaaacacaaagacagatttGTTCTGGAAAGTTAATATAACTAACAATATAGCTAAATGTGCTTTTAATAATGATCCAGTAGTGTTTGACAAATATGAAGGAAGGGCTGAGCTCTTTGGACAAAATTACGGGTTGCTGTTAAAGAATGTGCAACACAATGACAGTGGAGATTATGCTGCATTCATGGTTAGCAATAAAGACCAAAATGTAGCTGAATACAAGGTCATAGTTCAAG ATCCAGTGACTCCAGTTAACCTGTCAGTGGACTCTGTGTCCACCAACTCAGACTCCTGTAACCTCACTGTGACCTGCAGCACAGTGGATTCTCAAATTAGCAAGACTTTTAGATGTGATGCCCAGAACTGCTTTCAGGTGGATGAAAATAGTTTGAAGAAGACAAATGATTATTCATCTTTAATTGTCTACCTGCATGGAGACTTCATCATCTGTAATCACAGCAACAAAGTGAGCGTGGAACAGAGCAAGAAGAATAAACCCTACTGTCAGATAAAGACAG ttTCCAATGTACCCACCATAATTGCAGCTTCTGGTggcttctgtgttttcattgtcATCATTGTCATCATTTGCATTGTCACAAAAC GTAAAAGAAGAAGCCAGGAAAATAAACTGTATGAGGCTGCTCAA GAGCACCCTCCAGGCCAAACTCGAAATGAGAATGTGCCAGGAGATGCCTCGAGTCTTTCTCCAACATCTACTTATGCCCTGGTGGAGTTTCACCCTAAAACAGAATCCACAAAgtcaaaaaaaaatccacagccAGAGACGGTGTATGCTCAGGTTACCAGAGCTACCAGACCCAGAGTCACTGCCCAACAAACAGAGCTGGAGAACATCAGTAGTATAAATTCACAAGGCTAA
- the LOC134616169 gene encoding uncharacterized protein LOC134616169, producing the protein MIFFVILALLSCTETRGPEHVFVEHGKDLLLDIKGSVALTEGADFFWRFNIIHIVAKSNYLISVVFGTYKGRAKIFVQNNSLLLKNVQHSDSGNYIAIVSGEQNQRVAEYKVIVQDPVSPVNLTVDSVDSSSDSCNLTVTYSTVDSHISSRFRCDTQNCSQVKNGSLKAKPRSSTLIIYFQQDFIICNHSNRVSWKHKTEKITCYCKTLSDISPNLSFSFDHLVLNVTFWIWICGEVMVFCVAGSESPSDGISICLLKALLFSIGLIIMVLAVISVYLIAKHKKKK; encoded by the exons ATGATTTTCTTTGTGATACTTGCACTGCTGTCCTGCACCGAGACAAGAG ggCCTGAACATGTGTTCGTGGAGCATGGAAAAGACTTACTTCTGGatattaagggctctgttgcaCTCACTGAAGGGGCAGATTTTTTCTGGAGATTTAATATAATTCACATAGTAGCTAAAAGTAATTATCTTATTTCAGTAGTGTTTGGCACATATAAAGGCAGGGCTAAGATTTTTGTACAAAATAATTCTTTGCTGCTGAAGAATGTGCAACACAGTGACAGTGGCAATTATATTGCAATAGTAAGTGGGGAACAAAACCAGAGGGTAGCTGAATACAAGGTCATAGTCCAAg ATCCAGTTTCTCCAGTTAACCTGACAGTGGACTCTGTGGACAGCAGTTCAGACTCCTGTAACCTCACTGTGACCTACAGCACAGTGGATTCTCACATCAGCAGCAGGTTTAGATGTGACACCCAAAACTGCTCTCAGGTAAAAAATGGTAGCTTGAAAGCCAAGCCCCGTTCTTCCACTCTCATTATTTATTTCCAGCAAGACTTCATCATCTGTAATCACAGCAACCGAGTGAGCTGGAAACACAAGACAGAAAAGATAACATGTTACTGCAAGACACTTTCAG ATATATCACCAAATTTGTCA TTTTCTTTTGACCATCTTGTGCTTAATGTCACATTCTGGATCTGGATTTGTGGTGAAGTCATGGTTTTCTGTGTTGCAGGTTCAGAGAGTCCTTCTGATGGCATCTCCATCTGTCTGCTGAAGGCACTCCTGTTCTCCATCGGTCTGATCATCATGGTGTTAGCTGTAATCAGTGTCTATCTCATAGCGAAgcataagaagaaaaaataa